The region TAAAGACTATATCAGCAACGATTAATTAATGATCACTCTTCCTTTACCAGAAAATTAACGACATGACTAAAGAAAATAAAACTGAATTCTTCACCGACTGGACTTACGCTCCGTCGCCGGAAAGTACAGATCATATTAAACTGAATAAGCAATACGATTTATTCATCAATGGCAAGTTTGTAAAATCAAACAGTAAAAAATATTTTTCTACAATTAATCCTGCTACCGAAGAGAAATTAGCAGAAGTAGCTTTGGCTGACGAGAAAGATGTAGATGCGGCAGTTAATGCGGCAAAAAATGCTTACGATAAGGTTTGGAAAAAAATGCCGGCCGCTGAACGCGGAAAATATATTTTCAGAATTGCTCGATTATTACAAGAGCGCGCACGTGAGTTTGCAGTAATTGAATCTTTAAATGGAGGTAAACCTATTCGTGAAAGCCGCGATGTGGATGTTCCATTGGCTGCAAATCATTTATTTTATTACGCAGGTTGGGCCGATAAATTAGAATATGCATTCCCCAATAAAAAACCGCAATCTTTAGGTGTCGCCGGACAAATTATTCCTTGGAATTTTCCTTTATTAATGGCCGCGTGGAAAATTGCGCCGGCTTTAGCTACAGGAAATACAGTGGTTTTAAAACCGGCAGAAACAACACCGCTAACTGCACTTAAATTAGCCGAATTAATTCGTGACAGCGGATTACCGGACGGTGTGGTGAATATTGTAACCGGATTTGGAAACACCGGCGCCGCCATTGTAAATCACCCTAAAGTAAATAAGATTGCCTTTACCGGAAGTACGGATGTTGGAAAAATAATTCAGAAATCAATTGCGGGTACCAATAAAAAAGTTACTCTCGAATTAGGCGGTAAAGCAGCGAATATTATTTTTGATGATGCGCCCATCGATCAGGCGGTTGAAGGAATCATTAATGGCATTTTCTTTAATCAAGGGCATGTATGCTGCGCAGGTTCACGTTTGTTTGTACAAGAAAATGTGGCTGACGTGGTAATTGCAAAACTGAAACAACGTCTTGAAACTTTAATTGTAGGAAATCCTCTTGATAAAAACACGGATATTGGAGCCATTAATTCACGCGAACAATTACAAAAAATTAATGATTACATAAAAATTGGAATTGACGAAGGTGCGGAAATGTATCAGAGTTCATGCAACATTCCTTCAAAAGGATTTTTCTGTAAGCCTACACTCTTTCTTCATACATCGCAATCACACCGTATCGTTCAGGAAGAAATCTTTGGTCCGGTTTTAGCTATTCAAACTTTCCGTACGATTGAAGAAGTGATTGAAAAAGCGAATAACATTCCTTATGGTTTAAGCGCAGGCGTTTGGACCGATAAAGGTTCTAAAATATTTAATCTCACCACAAAATTACGTGCAGGTGTTGTGTGGGCGAATACGTATAACAAGTTTGATCCGGCCTCACCATTTGGTGGTTATAAGGAAAGTGGTTTTGGAAGAGAAGGCGGCTTGCATGGTTTAATGCCTTATTTGCAGTTTTAAATTATGTCGAAGGAATTTAATCAGGTTATGTTGGATATAAATCGCAGGTTATTTAAACCTGTGTATTTTCTTTGCGGAGAAGAGCCTTTTTATATTGACCAAATTTCAGACAAGCTTGAAAAAACAGTTTTAGATGAAGGTGAAAGAGAATTCAATCAGACTGTTGTATATGGAAAAGATACGGATTTAGCTTCTATATTATCGCTTGCGAAACAATTCCCCATGATGAGCGAATATCAAGTGGTGATTGTAAAGGAAGCACAAAACATTAAAGAATTAAATAAGAGTGCCGGCGACGATGAAGATGAAGGAAAATCATCCGCATCCAAATCAAATGCCGCAGCTCAATTTTTGCACTATGTTCAAAATCCGCAACCAACTACTATTTTAGTTTTTTGTTACAAGTATAAAACATTAGATAAACGTAGTGCCATCGCAAAGGCTATTCAGAAAAATGCCGTCTATTTAGAATTCAAACCACTTTACGACAACCAACTTCCCGACTGGATTAATTCACATATTAAAGAAAAAAAATACAGCATTAATCCGAAAGCTACTTTTTTATTGGCAGAATCACTTGGTAATGATTTATCGAAAATTGTCAATGAAATAGAAAAGCTCACCATCAATTTAAAAGAAGGCGGTGAAATTACTGCCGAAATGGTGCAGGATAATATCGGCATTAGTAAAGAGTATAACATCTTTGAATTTCAAGATGCTTTAGCGAAGAAAGATATTTTAAAAGCTAATCGTATCATTAATTATTTTGCGTCCAATGAAAAAGAGCATCATCCGGTTATGATTCTTGGTTCATTGTATGGTTACTTCACTAAAATTTTACGCTATCATTTCTTAGCCGATAAAAGCAAATTTGCCGCGGCACAAGCTTTGGGTGTAAATCCATTCTTTGTTGACGGCTACGCAAAAGCTGCTGCTAATTATAATACCGGAAAATTAAAAACGATTTTCACTCTTTTAAAAGAATGTGATTTAAAAACCAAAGGTGTTAACAATGGCGGGACCTCCAATGGCGAATTATTGAAAGAATTAGTTTTTAGAATTCTACACTAGAATTTTTTACGCGGATTAAACGGACGAGTTGCTTTCTCTTTTAACGTTAGAATGCCCTTATACTTTCCTTCATTACTCAATAATTCCTGCGCGGCTTTCAATTCAATATCTGTTTTCATGTTATGTTCTATGCGGCCATTCATATAAAAATAACGCGAAATAATTTCCTCTTCTAAATATTGTTTGATCTCAGATTTAAATTTACTTAAGTCGTCCTTTTTATCGGCTTGCATTTTTGCCACTAAAGCATCATAATCGGATTTGATATTTTGATAATAGCTTTCTTCTTCCGATTGCTTTTTTAATTCTTCCAAAGCCCGCTCACTGTCGGTTTTATAACTCACATCTTTATCTTTTAAATAGTCTACAAACGAAGCATATTCCTGATCGCTAAGTTGAAAATCCTTCACCGAATTAATTTTCCCATGATTTAACACATATTGAGTTGCATAATTAAAAAAGTGATTCTTATTGATTAAGGTCAATGTGATATGATTCAATTTTTGCTGTTCCATAATAACATCCGGCATAATTCCTGCGCCATCGTACACAATCCGTCCGCCTTTTGTTTTAAATGCAGTGATTAAGGAATCAGGCACTTTTTCTACGCGACCATCTTCATCCTTGTGTGTATAATCCAAAGCTTGAATACATCTTCCGCTCGGAATGTAATACTTAGCTACCGTTACCTTCAGCTTTGCATTATAGGTTAAATCGCGGGTCTGCTGAACCAATCCTTTTCCAAATGAACGCTGACCAACAATGGCAGCACGATCTAAATCTTGTAAGGCGCCGGCTACAATTTCAGCTGCAGAAGCTGAGTTCTCATCTATCAAAACAACAAGTGGCATGATTGTATCTACAGGAGGATTAACGGAAATATAGGTTTTATCCCAATCAGACACTTTACCTTTTGTAGAAACAACTTCGCGACCCTTATCGACAAATAAATTCACAATATTCACAGCTTCCAGCATTAAGCCGCCGGGGTTACCACGCATATCAAGAATTAATGATTTACAATTTCTTTCTTTTAATTTAGTGAGAGCGTCTTTCACCATAACGCTGCAATTTTCGGTGAACTGAATTAATTTAATATAGCCCGTTTTATTATCAATCATTCCTGAATAAGGAACAGGTTTAAGTTTAATCTCTTCACGCATTAAATTAATTTCCACCGGTGAAGTTTGCCCCGGATGAATAACTTTAATTTTAAGTGGTGATCCGGCCTGCCCTTTTAAGAGCGGACTTACATCATCTGACTTTTTACCCTTTACATTTTGTCCGTTGATTTCAACTATTTCATCACCGGCAATTACTCCGTTACGCTGTGCTGAAAAACCTTCGTATATATCGTAAATCATGATTTTACCATCTACATCACCTACCCGCGCTCCTACTCCACCGTATTCACCGGTAGTCATAATCATGAAGTCCTCTAAATCATTCTCTGTAATATAATTGGTGTAAGGATCCAGCGACTCAAGCATCCCGTCAATTGCAGTCTTCATTAATTGACCGGGTTTTGTCTCATCTACATAGGATTCGTTAAGAACACGATAAAGGTTATTAAAAATATCGAGGTTCTTCGATACTTCAAACAAATCGGTTTTAATAAAGCCCAACGATAATACACCTACGATTGCAAAAACAAGGATGTAACGCTTTTTATTGACTGATGACTGCATGCCTATCTAATTATATAATTAAAATTACATATTATTTAAGCAATACTAACACCGCTCGTGTAAAATTATGGCTATAGATTTGTTAATAGCTTTTGTATGGCCTTATAAATAGCATCATAGGGCTGAGCCTCGTTACCTATGTAAATAAAAGCAAGATGGAGTGCGCCCTCTTGAGTGCGACCTTCATAAAAAGTAGTTTTCTGTAAACGATATGCCTCCCGCATGCGACGCTTTAACTTATTACGTCGATGCGCATCTCTGAATTTCTTTTTTGGTGCCACAAACATGGCCTTGGTTTGAGGATTTGGGTCATCAGGAAAAGCAACATAAATGAGCTTTACAGGATAGGCTGATTTAGATTTTCCCTCCTTAAACAAATACTCGATTTGCTTTTTACTGCAGAGTCTTTCGTGCTTATGAAATGAATTAGCCAGTTTGTTTTTTTAGTAAATATACGGATAGTGGGAAAGGAATTGCAGCAGACTATGGATTTTTGATTTATTTTTCTATTTTTACCGGCAATTATAAAAATTATCAAATGGGAAAAGGTGATCAACGTTCGAAGCGCGGTAAAATTCACATAGGAACATATGGTGTTTTACGTAAACGCAAAAAAGCTGCTAAAAAAGCGGCAGCTGCTAAAAAAGCCGGAGTAAAAAAGAAGGCTACAAAAAAAGCAGCAAAATAATTTAAACCGCCAATAAGGCGGTTTTTTTATGCATAAAAAAAGCCCAAACAAAGTTTGGGCTTTTAAATAACAAGATTGAATATTAATCTTTACGCCCTCCGAATAAACGTAAAAGGTATAAGAAGATATTAATGAAATCAAGATAAAGGTTTAGAGCGCCCATTACGGCTAATTTTCTAAATGGTGTGCTTCCATCATCTTCAGCAGCTAAATTTTTAATCTTCTGAACATCCCAAGCAGTTAAGCCTGTGAAAATAATTACACCAAGAATACTACAGATAAAGCTCATTTTATCACTTTGCATGAAAATATTGATTACTGAAGCAATAATGATTCCAATTAAACCGATCATTAATAAACTTCCCATTTTGGTTAAATCAGTCTTGGTAGTATAACCTGCAATGGCCATTACAGCGAATAAAGCTACAGAGCTTAGGAATACATTGAAAATTGACCCCAACTCATAAACCATGAAGATGAAACTTAAGCTGATCCCGTTAACGGCTGAATAAGCTAAAAACACAGCGATTAATGCAGGATAAGAAAGCTTGTTAAATCCGAAAGACATTAACATAACGAATCCAAGCGGAGCAAACATAACTACCCAGGCAAAAATGCTGAGCTTATACCCTTCTGCGGTTTCCACAAAAAGCATACGAACTAAATCCGGTACAAATGCGAAAAGCATAGATGAGATTGTTGTAATTACTAGTGCCAAAGTCATCCATGAAAAAACCGAACGTAAAAGCGTGCTGCTGTTTACAATCGTTGCATCCTGAATGTTGTTGATGTTGGTGCTTCTAAAATTTGTGTTTTCCATTTTTCTTTAATTTAAGCAAAGTTAAGTATAATTAAGTGCTGTTCTCAGAGATTAACAAAAGTTTACAATCCCAATAAAATCTCTTCCGGATTTTTTCCGCCGAATAACATCTTAGTTGGGTTCTCTAACATTTCTTTCACTTTTACAAGGAATCCAACGCTTTCGCGTCCGTCGATAATACGGTGATCATAACTTAAAGCAACATACATCATCGGACGAATTTCTACTTTACCGTTTACTGCCATTGGGCGTTCCACAACGTTGTGCATGCCTAAAATAGCGCTTTGCGGCGGATTAATGATTGGCGTACTCATCATACTTCCAAATACACCACCATTAGTTATCGTAAAAGTTCCACCTTCCATATCAGGAATAGTTAACTTTCCGTCGCGTGCTTTAATAGCTAAATCCTTAATACCTGCTTCAATTTGCGCTAAACTCATTAACTCGGCATTACGCAACACAGGAACCATTAAACCTTTTGGTGCACTTACCGCAATACCGATATCACAATACTTATTGTAAACAATTTCTTCGCCATCAATCATCGCATTAACCGCAGGGAAATGATACAAGGCTTCTGTCACTGCTTTTGTAAAGAAACTCATGAAACCAATATTAGTTCCGTAAACTTCTTTGAATTTGTCTTTATACTTCGCACGAATCGCGTAAATAGCGCTCATGTCAACTTCATTAAATGTAGTTAACATCGCTGTTTCATTTTTCACTGAAACCAATCGCTTCGCAACCGTTTTACGTAACGAAGTCATCTTCACTTTATCTTTATCGCGGCCGCCTTTCCAGCTATTTGAAACAACTTCAAGAGCTGTTGGAAGACCGTTAGATAGAGCAGCTAACACATCTTGTTTTGTGATGCGTCCGTCTTTACCTGTACCGTTAATCTGATTAGATTTAATACCGTTTTCAGCCATCATTTTTGCAGCTGCGATGCTTGGTGTACCTGTAGCATAAGTACCGGCTTTTTCAACGGTAGTTGTTACAGTTTGCTTTTCTTCCTTCTTTGCTTCAACCTTTACTTCAGCCTTAGCTTCTGTTTTTGGTTTTGCTTCCGGTTTAAATGAGGTGTCAATCTTCACTACTACCTGTCCTACTTTTACCGTATCGCCTTCCGCAGCTAATACTTCAATCTTTCCGCTCTCTTCAGCGTTTAAGGTTAATGTTGCCTTATCAGAGTCAATTTCTGCTAATACATCATCTTTCTCTACTACATCGCCAGTTTGTTTTACCCAACGGGCAATGACAACTTCAGTAATTGATTCTCCGGGACTAGGTACTTTTAATTCTACGATTGCCATATCTTATTTTTTGAATGTTTGAATTTGTTTTTATTTCATTAATACTTTTGAAAAGATTTTTGTCATGATGTTTTCACTTTCCTCATTATGACGTTTACTGAATCCTGTTGCCGGTGAAGCTGATTCATCACGACCTACATATTTTAAATTCAACGAACGCAATTTTCCATCAATGTAGCGCCAAGCACCTGCATTTTCGGTTTCTTCCTGCACCCACATCAAATCTTTTGCTTTACTGTATTTCTTTAAAATTTCGTCTACTTGTTTTTGCGGGAAAGGATACAATTGCTCTAATCGTACAAATGCGATATCATCCGCATTTTCCTTGGCACGACGCTCAATTAAATCGTAATATACTTTACCGCTGCAGAAAGCAATACGTGTTACTTTTTTTGCGTCCGCTAAATTATCATCTAACACTTCATTAAACCCTCCTTTTGTAAAATCAGTGATTTTACTTACGCATGCAGGATAACGCAACAATTTCTTTGGCGTAAAGCAAATTAATGGCTTACGGAAATCACGTTTTAACTGACGACGCAATACATGGAATTGTTGAGCCGGTGTTGTTGTGTTGACAATGTAAATATTATTATTCGCACACATTTGCAAGAAACGCTCCATACGTGCTGAAGAGTGTTCCGGTCCCTGACCTTCGTAACCGTGTGGTAATAACATTACCAATCCATTCATACGACGCCATTTACTTTCTGCCGATGCCACATATTGATCAATGATGATTTGCGCACCATTGAAGAAATCACCAAACTGCGCTTCCCAAATAGTTAAGATGCTTGGAGAAGCGAAAGCGTAACCATATTCGAAACCTAAAACACCGTACTCACTTAAGTGTGAATTGTAAATACGTAATTGTCCGTCGGTACCTAAATTATTTAATGGTGTATATTCTTCTTCGCTATCCTCTACTTTTACTACCGCATGACGATGAGAGAAAGTTCCGCGTTCAACGTCTTGTCCGCTGAAACGAACATGATGACCTTCCTTCATTAAAGAAGCATAAGCCAACAACTCGCCCATCGCCCAATCGTAATTATCATTCGCGATCATCGCCTTACGGTCGTCGAACACTTTTTGAATTTTATTAAAGAATTTTTTGTCTTTAGGTAATTCTGTAGTTTTTTGAGCTAACTCTAAAAATACTTTTTCGCTGATGGCTGTATCAGGAGAAGATTCAAAATCTTTATCAGTTGCCATTCGCACGCCTTTCCAGCTTCCTTCGAGGAAAGATGTAATTTTAGCCTTCTCTGTTTTCTTAGCTTCATCTAAGTTAGCATCCAACTGCGCTTTAAATCCTTTTTCAATTTCCTTCGCCTCTGCAGCTAATTCAGAACCTTCCGCTTCTAATTTTTTTACATAGATATCTTTCGGATTAGCATGTGCCGCGATTGCCTTATACAAAACAGGTTGCGTAAAGCGAGGCTCATCACCTTCGTTATGACCGTATTTACGGTAACACAATACATCAATGAAAACATCACGATGGAAAGTCTGACGGAATTCCATTGCTAATTTTGAAATAAAACATAGAGCTTCCACATCATCACCATTCACGTGGAATACCGGTGATAAAACAACCTTTGCAATATCTGTACAGTACGTGGATGAACGTGCGTCTAAAAAGTTAGTTGTAAAACCAACCTGATTATTAATTACAAAATGAACTGTACCGCCTGTTTTATAACCATCGAGCTGACTCATTTGCAATACTTCATACACAACACCTTGTCCGGCAATAGCAGCATCTCCATGTAATAACACAGGACATACCTTTGAATTATCACCATTATGAAGATTATCAATTTTAGCGCGGGCAATTCCCGTTACAACAGGATCAACAGTTTCTAAGTGTGATGGATTTGGAGTCAGACTCATGTGTGTCTTTTTACCGCCATCACTAATTTGATCCGATGAATAACCCATGTGATATTTAACATCACCGTCGAATAAAGAATCTTCGCTTGGGCGTCCTTCAAACTCAGTGAATACATCCTTATAGGTTTTATTCATGATATTGGTAAGAACATTTAAACGCCCACGGTGCGCCATACCGATTACATAATCCTGAATACCAAGATTAGCACCATGCTCCATTAATGCGTTCATAGCCGGAATAACTGCTTCGCCTCCTTCCAGAGAAAAACGTTTTTGTCCGACAAACTTCGTGTGTAAATAATTTTCGAAAACAACCGCCTGCGTTAATTTCTTAAGGATAATTCGCTTTTCATCTTTAGTGAAGCTAGGCGTGTTTTTATTCTTCTCCATGCGCTCTTGCAACCACTTTACAACTTGTGGCTCACGCATGAACATATACTCTGCACCAATACTCTGACAATATGTTTGATTTAAATGTGCAACTATGTCTTTTAATTTAGCCGGACCAATTCCTATTTCGTTACCCGCCTGAAAAACGGTTTCTAAATCTTTATCTGATAAACCAAAGTTCTCTAAAGCTAAAGTTGGCTCATACGTACGACGTTGGCGAACCGGATTCGTTTTAGTAAATAAATGTCCGCGTTGACGATAACCGGCGATTAAACTAATCACCTTAAACTCTTTCGCTACATTTTCAGGAATTCCACCACCATCATCATACGATGTGCGTGCAAATTCAAAACCTTTAAAA is a window of Bacteroidota bacterium DNA encoding:
- a CDS encoding Bax inhibitor-1/YccA family protein → MENTNFRSTNINNIQDATIVNSSTLLRSVFSWMTLALVITTISSMLFAFVPDLVRMLFVETAEGYKLSIFAWVVMFAPLGFVMLMSFGFNKLSYPALIAVFLAYSAVNGISLSFIFMVYELGSIFNVFLSSVALFAVMAIAGYTTKTDLTKMGSLLMIGLIGIIIASVINIFMQSDKMSFICSILGVIIFTGLTAWDVQKIKNLAAEDDGSTPFRKLAVMGALNLYLDFINIFLYLLRLFGGRKD
- a CDS encoding S41 family peptidase; this encodes MQSSVNKKRYILVFAIVGVLSLGFIKTDLFEVSKNLDIFNNLYRVLNESYVDETKPGQLMKTAIDGMLESLDPYTNYITENDLEDFMIMTTGEYGGVGARVGDVDGKIMIYDIYEGFSAQRNGVIAGDEIVEINGQNVKGKKSDDVSPLLKGQAGSPLKIKVIHPGQTSPVEINLMREEIKLKPVPYSGMIDNKTGYIKLIQFTENCSVMVKDALTKLKERNCKSLILDMRGNPGGLMLEAVNIVNLFVDKGREVVSTKGKVSDWDKTYISVNPPVDTIMPLVVLIDENSASAAEIVAGALQDLDRAAIVGQRSFGKGLVQQTRDLTYNAKLKVTVAKYYIPSGRCIQALDYTHKDEDGRVEKVPDSLITAFKTKGGRIVYDGAGIMPDVIMEQQKLNHITLTLINKNHFFNYATQYVLNHGKINSVKDFQLSDQEYASFVDYLKDKDVSYKTDSERALEELKKQSEEESYYQNIKSDYDALVAKMQADKKDDLSKFKSEIKQYLEEEIISRYFYMNGRIEHNMKTDIELKAAQELLSNEGKYKGILTLKEKATRPFNPRKKF
- a CDS encoding aldehyde dehydrogenase family protein; protein product: MTKENKTEFFTDWTYAPSPESTDHIKLNKQYDLFINGKFVKSNSKKYFSTINPATEEKLAEVALADEKDVDAAVNAAKNAYDKVWKKMPAAERGKYIFRIARLLQERAREFAVIESLNGGKPIRESRDVDVPLAANHLFYYAGWADKLEYAFPNKKPQSLGVAGQIIPWNFPLLMAAWKIAPALATGNTVVLKPAETTPLTALKLAELIRDSGLPDGVVNIVTGFGNTGAAIVNHPKVNKIAFTGSTDVGKIIQKSIAGTNKKVTLELGGKAANIIFDDAPIDQAVEGIINGIFFNQGHVCCAGSRLFVQENVADVVIAKLKQRLETLIVGNPLDKNTDIGAINSREQLQKINDYIKIGIDEGAEMYQSSCNIPSKGFFCKPTLFLHTSQSHRIVQEEIFGPVLAIQTFRTIEEVIEKANNIPYGLSAGVWTDKGSKIFNLTTKLRAGVVWANTYNKFDPASPFGGYKESGFGREGGLHGLMPYLQF
- a CDS encoding 2-oxoglutarate dehydrogenase E1 component, which encodes MDKFSYVGTSDVNAIESLFNQYLQDPNSVDASWRDFFKGFEFARTSYDDGGGIPENVAKEFKVISLIAGYRQRGHLFTKTNPVRQRRTYEPTLALENFGLSDKDLETVFQAGNEIGIGPAKLKDIVAHLNQTYCQSIGAEYMFMREPQVVKWLQERMEKNKNTPSFTKDEKRIILKKLTQAVVFENYLHTKFVGQKRFSLEGGEAVIPAMNALMEHGANLGIQDYVIGMAHRGRLNVLTNIMNKTYKDVFTEFEGRPSEDSLFDGDVKYHMGYSSDQISDGGKKTHMSLTPNPSHLETVDPVVTGIARAKIDNLHNGDNSKVCPVLLHGDAAIAGQGVVYEVLQMSQLDGYKTGGTVHFVINNQVGFTTNFLDARSSTYCTDIAKVVLSPVFHVNGDDVEALCFISKLAMEFRQTFHRDVFIDVLCYRKYGHNEGDEPRFTQPVLYKAIAAHANPKDIYVKKLEAEGSELAAEAKEIEKGFKAQLDANLDEAKKTEKAKITSFLEGSWKGVRMATDKDFESSPDTAISEKVFLELAQKTTELPKDKKFFNKIQKVFDDRKAMIANDNYDWAMGELLAYASLMKEGHHVRFSGQDVERGTFSHRHAVVKVEDSEEEYTPLNNLGTDGQLRIYNSHLSEYGVLGFEYGYAFASPSILTIWEAQFGDFFNGAQIIIDQYVASAESKWRRMNGLVMLLPHGYEGQGPEHSSARMERFLQMCANNNIYIVNTTTPAQQFHVLRRQLKRDFRKPLICFTPKKLLRYPACVSKITDFTKGGFNEVLDDNLADAKKVTRIAFCSGKVYYDLIERRAKENADDIAFVRLEQLYPFPQKQVDEILKKYSKAKDLMWVQEETENAGAWRYIDGKLRSLNLKYVGRDESASPATGFSKRHNEESENIMTKIFSKVLMK
- the odhB gene encoding 2-oxoglutarate dehydrogenase complex dihydrolipoyllysine-residue succinyltransferase — protein: MAIVELKVPSPGESITEVVIARWVKQTGDVVEKDDVLAEIDSDKATLTLNAEESGKIEVLAAEGDTVKVGQVVVKIDTSFKPEAKPKTEAKAEVKVEAKKEEKQTVTTTVEKAGTYATGTPSIAAAKMMAENGIKSNQINGTGKDGRITKQDVLAALSNGLPTALEVVSNSWKGGRDKDKVKMTSLRKTVAKRLVSVKNETAMLTTFNEVDMSAIYAIRAKYKDKFKEVYGTNIGFMSFFTKAVTEALYHFPAVNAMIDGEEIVYNKYCDIGIAVSAPKGLMVPVLRNAELMSLAQIEAGIKDLAIKARDGKLTIPDMEGGTFTITNGGVFGSMMSTPIINPPQSAILGMHNVVERPMAVNGKVEIRPMMYVALSYDHRIIDGRESVGFLVKVKEMLENPTKMLFGGKNPEEILLGL
- a CDS encoding 30S ribosomal protein THX, coding for MGKGDQRSKRGKIHIGTYGVLRKRKKAAKKAAAAKKAGVKKKATKKAAK
- the holA gene encoding DNA polymerase III subunit delta yields the protein MSKEFNQVMLDINRRLFKPVYFLCGEEPFYIDQISDKLEKTVLDEGEREFNQTVVYGKDTDLASILSLAKQFPMMSEYQVVIVKEAQNIKELNKSAGDDEDEGKSSASKSNAAAQFLHYVQNPQPTTILVFCYKYKTLDKRSAIAKAIQKNAVYLEFKPLYDNQLPDWINSHIKEKKYSINPKATFLLAESLGNDLSKIVNEIEKLTINLKEGGEITAEMVQDNIGISKEYNIFEFQDALAKKDILKANRIINYFASNEKEHHPVMILGSLYGYFTKILRYHFLADKSKFAAAQALGVNPFFVDGYAKAAANYNTGKLKTIFTLLKECDLKTKGVNNGGTSNGELLKELVFRILH
- a CDS encoding ribonuclease P protein component, producing the protein MANSFHKHERLCSKKQIEYLFKEGKSKSAYPVKLIYVAFPDDPNPQTKAMFVAPKKKFRDAHRRNKLKRRMREAYRLQKTTFYEGRTQEGALHLAFIYIGNEAQPYDAIYKAIQKLLTNL